One window from the genome of Flavobacterium agricola encodes:
- a CDS encoding 1-aminocyclopropane-1-carboxylate deaminase/D-cysteine desulfhydrase, translated as MDQIITYKKVTITIRRDDLLHPFISGNKFRKLKHNIEIVKQNKFKGILTFGGAFSNHIAATAAAGFAYSIPTVGVIRGEEWQFKSDENPTLLFAKQNGMHLHFFSRDKYRNKQDVSVIQELQNLFPDYYFVPEGGSNKLAVLGCEEIINPEQDAKFDYVCCAAGTGATISGIYNQLQPHQKAIAFMALNDYSVLDAVVNWTTNRRNDLYFCFDYNLGAYAKINDALIAFINDFFNKFGIPLDPIYTGKMFFGIIDLIDKQIIAPGSQILAIHTGGLQGIDGINKQRIKKNKTTIQVVF; from the coding sequence ATGGATCAAATTATTACATATAAAAAAGTTACTATAACCATTAGGCGAGACGATTTGTTGCATCCTTTTATTTCGGGTAATAAATTCAGAAAATTAAAACATAATATTGAAATTGTTAAACAAAATAAATTCAAAGGAATTTTAACCTTTGGTGGTGCATTTTCTAATCATATTGCTGCCACAGCGGCAGCCGGTTTTGCATATAGTATTCCAACAGTAGGAGTAATTCGCGGAGAAGAATGGCAGTTTAAAAGTGATGAAAATCCTACGTTGCTTTTTGCAAAACAAAACGGAATGCATTTACATTTTTTTAGCAGAGATAAATATCGAAATAAACAAGATGTTTCTGTAATTCAAGAATTACAAAACTTATTTCCAGATTATTATTTTGTACCAGAAGGCGGTTCAAATAAGCTTGCGGTTTTAGGATGTGAAGAGATTATAAACCCTGAGCAAGATGCAAAGTTTGATTATGTTTGTTGTGCTGCAGGTACGGGGGCAACAATATCAGGAATTTACAATCAATTACAACCCCATCAAAAAGCGATTGCTTTTATGGCCTTAAATGATTATTCGGTGTTAGATGCTGTTGTTAATTGGACGACCAACCGCAGGAATGATTTATATTTTTGTTTTGACTATAACTTAGGTGCTTACGCAAAAATCAATGATGCGCTGATAGCCTTTATTAATGATTTTTTTAATAAATTTGGAATTCCATTAGATCCGATCTATACGGGTAAAATGTTTTTCGGAATTATTGATTTAATTGACAAACAAATTATAGCTCCAGGTTCTCAAATTTTAGCTATTCATACCGGTGGTTTACAAGGGATTGATGGAATCAATAAACAACGTATAAAAAAAAATAAAACAACAATTCAAGTGGTTTTTTAA
- a CDS encoding T9SS type A sorting domain-containing protein has product MKKIIFHSFIAFALFQISDMNAQLTVKGNDAFMYVGDETLFVNQEVRLDDGKIYLRRNAKLLQGNNGAKVDNNVGTPSGALSAFVMSKPTDHFNYSHYGLPVSTNEVSGANKSNVFKFNTTSVGGVVDVRTHKPIDFSGVPYSKDGEAGNGGSIRLVPNYIAWMDGAGQYSSWRYPLRRPASDNAIPKGVGLYMKGTSGTDDTKAHGELNDNKAGNKLPQRFDFRGIPNDGEIKVVVDQPGVLFMLGNPYPSDFNLNKFIKDNDAVIEGVYFYAELNKNSHHLDQYNYGYIKYVPTPTPGDPEAPEGTRGNLVAPTSFYKVGNQGVFVSEAESPQDGANQPVVSNDVPSFLPLGTGFWVRAKEGVLPGTTVVFNNSHRLAVSDQSELMTTALGAAGAARSNSEVTEYGNYSNIINTNGVDYTKVSKAPAPMFSIVANQENEIKALGFVFNDLNDENLLRMSRTEVTPTEGNFNLYVEKYDKNFNFLTDKFDVNERIPLTVDNPKEGSVYFQLDNLVNFKLADNIYIYDDYTGEYKDVKSERVSFNVPAGVNKGRYFITFNRDNKNGIDDVVNNNSFVVLQNNKERALTISNPEALNLTSAEMFDIRGRLVLAKKNLGSEPEYRFSTSGLADGIYIVKIATATGKPVSKKVIVKN; this is encoded by the coding sequence ATGAAGAAAATAATATTTCATAGCTTTATAGCATTCGCTTTATTTCAGATATCTGATATGAATGCTCAGCTAACAGTTAAGGGAAATGATGCGTTCATGTATGTTGGCGATGAAACATTGTTTGTAAATCAAGAAGTACGACTTGATGATGGAAAAATATATTTAAGACGTAATGCAAAATTACTTCAAGGTAATAATGGAGCAAAAGTAGATAATAATGTTGGAACGCCTTCTGGTGCGCTTTCTGCTTTTGTAATGTCTAAACCTACAGATCATTTTAATTATTCGCATTACGGTTTACCTGTAAGTACAAATGAGGTTTCGGGTGCTAATAAATCTAATGTTTTTAAATTCAATACTACATCTGTTGGAGGAGTTGTTGATGTCAGAACTCATAAACCAATTGATTTTAGTGGAGTGCCTTATAGTAAAGATGGTGAAGCTGGAAATGGCGGAAGCATACGTTTGGTTCCAAATTATATTGCTTGGATGGATGGAGCCGGACAGTACAGTAGCTGGAGATATCCTTTAAGAAGACCTGCAAGTGACAATGCAATTCCTAAAGGGGTTGGTTTGTACATGAAAGGGACTAGTGGTACAGATGATACAAAAGCTCATGGTGAACTTAATGATAATAAGGCTGGAAATAAGCTACCTCAAAGATTTGATTTTCGTGGTATACCAAATGATGGTGAAATTAAAGTTGTTGTTGATCAACCAGGTGTTTTGTTTATGCTGGGTAACCCTTACCCATCAGATTTTAATTTAAATAAATTTATTAAAGACAATGATGCTGTTATTGAAGGAGTTTATTTTTACGCTGAGTTAAATAAAAATTCTCATCATCTAGATCAATATAACTATGGTTATATTAAATATGTTCCTACGCCTACCCCTGGTGATCCTGAAGCTCCTGAAGGAACAAGAGGAAATTTAGTTGCTCCAACTTCTTTCTATAAAGTTGGAAATCAAGGAGTTTTTGTTAGTGAAGCTGAAAGTCCTCAAGATGGTGCTAATCAGCCAGTTGTTTCAAATGATGTTCCTTCATTTTTACCTTTAGGAACAGGTTTCTGGGTTAGAGCTAAAGAAGGTGTTCTTCCTGGAACAACAGTAGTTTTTAATAACAGTCACCGTTTAGCTGTGTCAGATCAGTCAGAATTAATGACAACAGCGCTAGGTGCTGCTGGTGCTGCGCGCTCAAACAGTGAAGTTACTGAATATGGTAACTATTCTAATATAATTAATACTAACGGAGTTGATTATACTAAAGTTTCAAAAGCTCCAGCTCCTATGTTTAGTATTGTAGCAAATCAGGAAAATGAAATAAAAGCTTTAGGTTTTGTTTTTAATGATTTAAATGATGAAAACTTACTTAGAATGTCGAGAACAGAAGTTACACCTACTGAAGGTAACTTTAATCTATATGTTGAAAAATACGATAAGAACTTTAATTTTTTAACAGACAAGTTTGATGTTAATGAAAGAATTCCATTAACGGTTGATAATCCTAAAGAAGGATCAGTTTACTTCCAATTAGACAATTTAGTAAACTTTAAGTTAGCTGATAATATTTATATTTATGATGATTATACAGGAGAATATAAAGATGTAAAATCAGAAAGAGTTTCTTTTAACGTTCCGGCTGGTGTAAATAAAGGAAGATATTTTATTACGTTTAACCGTGATAATAAAAATGGAATTGATGATGTAGTAAATAACAACTCATTTGTTGTGTTACAAAACAACAAAGAAAGAGCGTTAACTATTAGCAATCCAGAAGCATTGAATTTAACTTCAGCCGAAATGTTTGATATTAGAGGTAGATTGGTTTTAGCTAAGAAAAACTTAGGTAGTGAACCAGAATATAGATTTTCAACTTCAGGTTTAGCAGACGGTATTTATATTGTTAAAATTGCAACAGCAACTGGTAAACCAGTAAGTAAAAAAGTTATTGTTAAAAATTAA
- a CDS encoding DUF5522 domain-containing protein: MTINKNHAKIDEDYYLTTEGYKIFTAKWHLKRGHCCKSGCKHCPYGFDKKTGLIKK; this comes from the coding sequence ATGACTATAAATAAAAATCATGCCAAAATTGACGAAGATTATTATTTAACCACAGAAGGTTACAAAATTTTTACGGCAAAATGGCATTTAAAACGTGGGCATTGTTGCAAAAGCGGCTGTAAACATTGCCCATACGGATTTGATAAAAAAACTGGATTAATAAAAAAATAA
- a CDS encoding urocanate hydratase: MTFKEIIQQGIPTVLPAVKPYESDINHAPKRKEILNDAEKKLALQNALRYFKPEHHATLLPEFKEELEKYGRIYMYRFRPDYKMYARDINEYPGNSLQAKAIMMMIQNNLDYAVAQHPHELITYGGNGAVFSNWAQYLLTMQYLSEMTDEQTLVMYSGHPMGLFPSHKNAPRVVVTNGMMIPNYSKPDDWEKFNALGVTQYGQMTAGSYMYIGPQGIVHGTTITVLNGFRKIGKEPKGNLFVTSGLGGMSGAQPKAGTIAGCITVCAEVNPKITKIRHEQGWIHEVISDLNELVARVKKAKENQEIVSIAYLGNVVDVWEKFDSENIQIDLGSDQTSLHNPWAGGYYPAGISFEDANEMMANQPELFKEKVQKTLRRHAAAINKHTAKGTYFFDYGNAFLLEASRAGADVMNPNPSLGREFKYPSYVQDIMGPMCFDYGFGPFRWVCASNNPEDLAKTDAIACVVLEEMIKTSPAEIQQQMKDNIQWIKGAQENKLVVGSQARILYADAQGRTNIAKAFNDAIAAGKIGPVVLGRDHHDVSGTDSPYRETSNIYDGSRFTADMAIQNVIGDSFRGATWVSIHNGGGVGWGEVINGGFGMLLDGTAEAEQRLKSMLFWDVNNGISRRSWARNEGAMFAIQRAMEAEPLLKVTMPNIVDDSLLE, encoded by the coding sequence ATGACTTTCAAAGAAATCATTCAACAAGGAATCCCGACTGTATTACCAGCAGTAAAACCTTATGAATCAGACATAAACCATGCACCAAAACGCAAAGAAATTTTAAATGATGCTGAAAAAAAATTAGCATTACAAAATGCTTTGCGTTATTTTAAGCCAGAACATCATGCAACCTTATTACCTGAATTTAAAGAAGAATTAGAAAAATACGGCCGCATTTATATGTATCGTTTTCGTCCCGATTATAAAATGTACGCGCGTGATATAAACGAATATCCAGGAAATTCGTTACAAGCCAAAGCAATCATGATGATGATTCAGAATAATCTGGATTATGCCGTAGCACAACATCCGCACGAACTTATAACATATGGAGGTAATGGAGCTGTGTTTAGCAACTGGGCGCAGTATTTACTAACCATGCAATATTTGTCTGAAATGACAGACGAGCAAACGTTGGTTATGTATTCTGGCCACCCAATGGGATTATTTCCTTCGCATAAAAACGCACCTCGCGTTGTTGTTACAAACGGCATGATGATTCCGAACTACTCAAAACCGGACGATTGGGAAAAGTTTAATGCTTTGGGTGTTACGCAATACGGACAAATGACCGCAGGTTCTTACATGTACATTGGTCCACAAGGAATTGTTCACGGAACCACGATTACGGTTTTAAATGGATTCAGAAAAATTGGTAAAGAACCGAAAGGGAATTTATTTGTAACTTCTGGATTAGGTGGAATGAGTGGCGCTCAACCTAAAGCAGGAACAATTGCTGGCTGTATTACGGTTTGTGCCGAAGTAAATCCAAAAATCACTAAAATTCGTCACGAGCAAGGTTGGATTCATGAAGTGATTTCAGATTTAAATGAATTGGTTGCTCGCGTTAAAAAAGCAAAAGAAAATCAAGAAATTGTTTCTATCGCCTATTTAGGTAACGTAGTAGATGTTTGGGAAAAATTTGATTCCGAAAACATTCAAATTGATTTAGGATCAGATCAAACTTCATTACATAATCCTTGGGCTGGTGGATATTATCCTGCAGGAATTTCGTTTGAAGATGCAAATGAAATGATGGCAAATCAGCCGGAATTGTTTAAAGAAAAAGTGCAAAAAACCTTGCGTCGTCATGCAGCAGCGATTAATAAACATACCGCAAAAGGAACGTACTTTTTTGATTACGGAAATGCCTTTTTATTAGAAGCTTCTCGCGCTGGAGCCGATGTTATGAATCCAAACCCTTCTTTAGGACGTGAATTTAAATATCCGTCATACGTACAAGATATTATGGGTCCAATGTGCTTTGATTATGGTTTTGGTCCTTTCCGTTGGGTTTGTGCATCAAACAACCCGGAAGATTTAGCTAAAACAGATGCCATTGCTTGTGTAGTTTTAGAAGAGATGATAAAAACTTCTCCTGCAGAAATTCAGCAACAAATGAAAGATAATATTCAGTGGATTAAAGGCGCTCAGGAAAATAAATTAGTAGTCGGATCTCAAGCTCGAATATTATATGCTGATGCACAAGGTAGAACAAATATTGCTAAAGCTTTTAATGATGCAATTGCAGCTGGTAAAATTGGTCCGGTTGTTTTAGGACGAGATCATCATGATGTTTCTGGAACAGATTCACCGTACCGTGAAACATCAAATATTTATGATGGTTCTCGTTTTACAGCAGATATGGCCATTCAAAACGTAATTGGAGATAGCTTTAGAGGTGCAACTTGGGTATCTATTCACAACGGCGGTGGCGTTGGTTGGGGAGAAGTTATTAATGGTGGTTTTGGCATGTTACTTGACGGAACTGCTGAGGCGGAACAACGTTTAAAATCGATGCTTTTTTGGGATGTAAATAACGGAATTTCACGCAGAAGCTGGGCTCGTAATGAAGGTGCTATGTTTGCAATTCAGCGTGCCATGGAAGCAGAACCTTTATTAAAAGTTACTATGCCAAATATAGTTGACGATTCTTTATTAGAATAA
- a CDS encoding DUF4136 domain-containing protein codes for MKHIKFLPALILSLFIASCSSISVSSDYESNVNYSGFKTYAFHEEGVKNSKINDIDKRRILKAIETQLDAKGLTLSNNPDLIVNFFTKENTDLNVYTYNNNYGWGWGAPGYPGYYGAWGYMGPWGPSISNTSVSTVQEGTLYIDIVDAKKKQLIWQGVGKGTINPTSNVEKREQKIQEFVTDILAQYPPKPGAKK; via the coding sequence ATGAAACACATTAAATTTTTACCCGCATTAATTCTTTCTTTATTTATTGCTTCTTGTAGCAGTATTTCTGTAAGTTCAGATTACGAAAGCAATGTAAATTATTCAGGTTTTAAAACCTATGCTTTTCATGAAGAAGGTGTAAAAAACTCGAAAATAAACGACATTGATAAAAGAAGAATTTTAAAAGCAATTGAAACACAATTGGATGCTAAAGGTTTAACTTTATCTAACAATCCGGATTTAATTGTAAACTTTTTTACTAAAGAAAATACAGATTTAAATGTTTACACATACAACAACAATTACGGTTGGGGTTGGGGTGCACCTGGTTATCCTGGATATTACGGAGCATGGGGATATATGGGACCATGGGGACCAAGTATTTCTAATACGTCTGTAAGCACAGTACAAGAAGGAACTTTATATATTGATATTGTTGATGCTAAAAAGAAACAATTAATTTGGCAAGGTGTTGGAAAAGGAACAATTAATCCGACAAGCAATGTTGAAAAAAGAGAACAAAAAATTCAAGAATTTGTTACAGACATCTTAGCACAATATCCTCCAAAACCAGGAGCTAAAAAATAA
- a CDS encoding TPM domain-containing protein, with translation MTQIIVKISKFIIGVFIFLLSSIGWAQFDIPTQPKSSSQTSVYDYANLLDASQKKTLESRLINYADTTSTQIVIAIIPSLKGENIGMLTPEWAQKWGIGQKGTDNGVFILLAVDERKIWISPGYGLEHILTAGINGEIIRNVIIPNFKQGDYYQGLYDGTTALMELFSGTYKAKEKNQEEFPAGAILFFAIVVLFLLFAFMSKGGKGGGGNRGHRSGGLDLMDVILLSSLGRSSGGFGGGSSSGGFGGGGFSGGFGGGGFSGGGAGGSW, from the coding sequence ATGACACAAATTATTGTAAAAATATCCAAGTTTATTATTGGTGTTTTTATTTTTTTACTTTCTAGTATTGGTTGGGCGCAATTTGATATTCCAACTCAACCTAAGAGCAGTAGTCAAACCAGCGTTTACGATTATGCAAATTTATTAGATGCATCTCAGAAAAAAACGTTAGAAAGTAGATTAATAAATTATGCCGATACAACTTCAACCCAAATTGTGATTGCTATAATTCCGAGCCTTAAAGGTGAAAATATTGGCATGTTAACTCCTGAATGGGCGCAAAAATGGGGAATAGGTCAAAAAGGAACCGATAATGGCGTTTTTATTTTATTAGCTGTAGATGAACGTAAAATATGGATTTCTCCAGGTTATGGTTTAGAACATATTTTAACAGCCGGAATAAATGGTGAAATTATTAGAAATGTAATTATCCCAAATTTTAAACAAGGCGATTATTATCAAGGTTTGTACGATGGTACAACTGCTTTAATGGAACTTTTTTCTGGAACGTATAAAGCCAAAGAAAAGAATCAAGAAGAATTTCCTGCTGGGGCAATTTTGTTTTTTGCCATTGTAGTTCTATTTTTACTATTTGCTTTTATGAGCAAAGGAGGTAAAGGTGGCGGAGGCAATCGTGGGCATCGTTCTGGCGGATTAGATTTAATGGATGTAATTTTATTAAGCAGTTTAGGACGTAGTTCTGGCGGATTTGGTGGAGGAAGTTCTTCCGGCGGATTTGGCGGTGGCGGATTTTCTGGTGGTTTTGGCGGCGGAGGTTTCTCTGGCGGTGGAGCAGGAGGAAGTTGGTAA
- a CDS encoding TPM domain-containing protein has translation MSASEQFLSVADERAIVEAIQQAETSTSGEIRVHLEDSSKKPPLERAKEVFLSLQMHNTASRNGVLFYVCVVDHHFVILGDEGINKVVAPDFWHETKDVVISHFKQGQNKEGLIRGILKAGEALKEHFPYCAATDVDELSNEISRS, from the coding sequence ATGTCAGCAAGTGAACAATTTTTATCAGTAGCCGACGAACGTGCCATTGTTGAAGCTATACAACAAGCAGAAACAAGTACATCGGGTGAAATAAGGGTTCATCTTGAAGATTCATCAAAAAAACCTCCTCTAGAAAGAGCTAAGGAGGTTTTTTTGTCTTTACAGATGCACAATACCGCTTCTAGAAACGGCGTACTTTTCTATGTTTGTGTTGTAGATCATCATTTTGTTATTTTAGGTGACGAAGGAATTAATAAAGTTGTTGCTCCCGATTTTTGGCATGAAACAAAAGATGTGGTTATTTCACATTTTAAACAAGGCCAGAATAAAGAAGGATTAATTCGCGGTATTTTAAAAGCGGGCGAAGCGCTAAAAGAACACTTTCCATATTGCGCAGCTACTGATGTGGATGAATTATCTAACGAAATATCAAGAAGCTAA
- a CDS encoding LemA family protein has translation MKKALPIILVLVVLIGGYFILSMIYQNGALNVKQNADKTWADVEGAYQRRNDLIGNLVNTVKGAADFEKSTLEAVVNARAKATSVQIDPSNITPAELEQFQQAQSGVSSALSRLLVTVERYPDLKTNQNFLKLQDELASTENQILTARTRYNDAVREYNKYVLSVPNKFFLTGYAERAFFKSEAGAEKAPEVQFDFN, from the coding sequence ATGAAGAAAGCACTTCCTATTATCCTTGTACTTGTAGTACTTATTGGTGGATATTTTATCCTATCTATGATTTATCAAAACGGCGCATTAAACGTAAAGCAAAATGCAGATAAAACATGGGCAGACGTAGAAGGCGCATATCAAAGAAGAAATGATTTAATCGGAAATTTAGTAAATACCGTTAAAGGTGCAGCAGATTTCGAAAAATCTACTTTAGAAGCGGTTGTAAATGCAAGAGCAAAAGCAACTTCAGTGCAAATTGATCCGTCTAACATTACACCGGCAGAATTAGAACAATTTCAACAAGCACAATCTGGTGTTTCTAGTGCTTTATCACGTTTATTGGTAACGGTAGAAAGATATCCTGATTTAAAAACAAATCAGAACTTTTTAAAATTACAAGACGAATTAGCAAGCACAGAAAATCAAATTTTAACTGCTCGTACGCGTTATAACGATGCGGTTCGTGAATACAACAAATATGTATTAAGCGTGCCTAATAAGTTTTTCTTAACTGGTTATGCAGAACGCGCATTCTTTAAATCTGAAGCTGGAGCAGAAAAAGCACCAGAAGTTCAATTTGATTTTAATTAA
- a CDS encoding MerR family transcriptional regulator, protein MLKKLPNKRYFSIGELAKHFGVNASLLRFWEKEFDIIQPKKNAKGNRMFTQEDVKNLTMIYHLVKERGFTLDGAKMHLKAKLNEPTDKITLLTKLKQIKADLLLLKESL, encoded by the coding sequence ATGCTAAAAAAATTACCAAATAAACGATATTTTTCTATTGGCGAATTGGCTAAACATTTTGGAGTAAATGCTTCGTTGTTGCGTTTTTGGGAAAAAGAATTTGATATTATTCAGCCTAAAAAAAATGCGAAAGGCAATCGCATGTTCACACAAGAAGATGTAAAAAACCTAACCATGATTTATCATTTAGTGAAAGAACGTGGATTTACCTTAGACGGAGCCAAAATGCACTTAAAAGCCAAGCTAAATGAACCAACAGATAAAATAACTTTACTAACCAAATTAAAACAAATTAAAGCCGATTTGTTATTACTTAAAGAAAGTTTGTAA